One genomic region from Terriglobales bacterium encodes:
- a CDS encoding protein-glutamate O-methyltransferase CheR yields the protein MATASIQLTEPELKLLQTLVYQECGMYFDERRAHFLQDRLQRRLRACRLDSFYSYYRLLTSRDGKAELAALLEILTVNETSFFRNKPQLELFQKVVLEEILHRKQERRDWTLRVWSAGCSTGQEPYTLAMQVADALAYYYLRNPLPFDMPTPKPLIPPPWRVEIVASDISYAALRTAQQAVYSEVQMEPVDYMFRLRYFDKLGEQYSVKRAVRDVVHFDFHNLKTEYLPQNNDVIFCRNVMIYFDEAEQKRLIEKFYRCLNRDGYLFVGHAESLFGLTERFRMLHQNNGTAYQKIEVEM from the coding sequence ATGGCAACCGCGTCAATCCAGCTGACCGAACCGGAACTGAAACTTCTGCAGACACTCGTCTATCAGGAGTGCGGGATGTACTTCGACGAGCGCCGCGCCCATTTTCTTCAGGATCGTCTGCAACGCCGCCTGCGGGCCTGTCGGCTGGATTCTTTCTACAGCTACTACCGCCTGCTCACAAGCAGAGATGGGAAGGCCGAGTTAGCGGCCTTACTGGAAATTCTCACCGTCAACGAGACCAGTTTCTTTCGCAATAAACCGCAGCTGGAGCTGTTCCAGAAGGTGGTGCTGGAAGAAATCCTGCATCGCAAGCAGGAGCGCCGCGATTGGACTCTGCGGGTGTGGAGTGCGGGATGCTCCACCGGCCAGGAGCCGTACACCTTAGCTATGCAGGTTGCCGACGCCCTGGCTTATTACTATTTGCGGAATCCCTTGCCCTTCGATATGCCCACACCGAAGCCGCTGATTCCTCCGCCCTGGCGGGTGGAGATCGTGGCTTCCGACATCAGCTACGCTGCCCTGCGCACTGCACAACAGGCTGTTTATTCCGAGGTGCAGATGGAGCCGGTGGACTACATGTTTCGCCTGCGCTACTTCGACAAGCTGGGCGAGCAGTACTCCGTCAAACGGGCGGTGCGTGATGTAGTTCACTTCGACTTCCATAACCTCAAGACCGAGTACCTTCCCCAAAACAACGACGTGATCTTCTGCCGTAACGTGATGATCTATTTCGACGAGGCAGAACAGAAGAGGCTGATTGAGAAGTTCTATCGTTGTTTGAACCGCGACGGCTATCTTTTTGTTGGCCACGCTGAAAGCCTCTTTGGCCTCACTGAACGCTTCCGCATGCTCCATCAGAACAACGGCACCGCGTACCAGAAAATCGAGGTGGAGATGTGA
- a CDS encoding methyl-accepting chemotaxis protein has product MTISKRLYKNFGILLAIVVVLCLVNIVAVQREHSARNAAARSWELAHSSGEIRNQMMANRQFLNNYLLSGDSREIGNLADGTSKLHELIRQATDKVGSEQQRSTLGKLNDAERQWEEGFARPLMEKRRQVDAGDATVSDLQILYLQLNPGSWMQSSTVYIDQVDNLTNKELEDQRHTDSIAGTVTLLLAILGTLVALVLGVLISYRTSRSITDPLTHLMTVAREIGESGDLDHQIDMNREDEIGQLGRTFANMVSYLREMSSVSEAIARGDLTVEVRPRSNRDTLALAFMRMVEGLRSLVSSVRDSASQVASGSNQVSSASEESAKLSVQASSSIDEVTSTMHEMSVNVQNMVKNTQMQASSVSETSASIDQMVASIQRVADTARVLLEISQRSREEVQAGIGTMQKTTEGLNRINGSIHSSAEIIDVLGQRADDIGKIIEVIDDLAEQTNLLALNAAIEAARAGEHGLGFAVVADEVRKLAEKSAQSTKEISELIQSIQKEAQRAVENMEKSTSIVNEGLNIGSDLSGALKKISNVVTEVFKFAQEIGAATNEQSHGSAQIAKATTRLNEITHEINSSVEEQASGAQAVVMAMERMREMVQRFTSGSAELAASSEQMSKMSRMLMEAMDRFVLEGVSGSAAFKGEAFAHGNGRGSNPGSDFRSIPAQVVSRR; this is encoded by the coding sequence GCGGCGCGATCCTGGGAACTGGCACACTCGAGCGGCGAGATTCGCAATCAGATGATGGCTAATCGCCAGTTCCTCAACAATTACCTGTTAAGTGGGGATAGCCGCGAGATCGGCAATCTGGCTGATGGGACCAGCAAGCTGCACGAATTGATCCGCCAGGCCACCGACAAGGTGGGTTCCGAGCAGCAGCGCTCCACCCTGGGCAAGCTGAACGATGCCGAGCGCCAATGGGAAGAGGGCTTCGCACGGCCGCTAATGGAGAAGCGCAGACAGGTCGATGCCGGCGATGCGACTGTCAGTGACCTGCAGATTCTGTATCTGCAGCTGAATCCCGGCTCGTGGATGCAGTCCTCCACGGTCTATATCGACCAGGTTGACAATCTGACCAACAAAGAACTGGAAGATCAACGGCACACAGATTCCATCGCAGGTACTGTAACCCTCTTGCTGGCGATCCTGGGCACACTGGTAGCGCTGGTCCTGGGTGTACTGATTTCCTACCGGACTTCGCGCTCGATCACAGACCCATTGACCCATCTGATGACCGTGGCCCGCGAGATCGGCGAATCCGGTGATCTGGACCACCAGATCGACATGAACCGCGAAGATGAGATTGGCCAATTAGGGCGCACCTTCGCCAATATGGTCTCCTATTTGCGAGAAATGTCATCTGTGTCAGAGGCCATTGCCCGCGGCGATCTCACGGTAGAGGTCCGGCCGCGCTCCAACCGTGACACCTTGGCGCTGGCATTTATGCGCATGGTCGAAGGCCTGCGCTCGCTGGTCAGCAGCGTACGCGACAGTGCCTCCCAGGTGGCCAGCGGCTCCAACCAGGTTTCCAGCGCCTCGGAAGAATCTGCCAAGCTGAGCGTGCAGGCTTCGTCTTCCATCGACGAAGTGACCAGCACCATGCACGAGATGAGCGTGAACGTGCAGAACATGGTGAAGAACACGCAAATGCAGGCTTCCAGCGTAAGCGAGACGTCCGCTTCCATTGATCAGATGGTGGCCTCCATCCAGCGTGTGGCCGATACAGCCAGAGTGCTGCTGGAAATCTCGCAGCGCTCGCGTGAGGAAGTGCAGGCCGGCATCGGCACCATGCAGAAAACCACTGAGGGATTGAATCGCATCAACGGGTCCATTCACTCATCAGCCGAAATTATCGATGTGCTGGGGCAACGTGCCGACGATATCGGCAAGATCATTGAGGTCATCGATGACTTGGCCGAGCAGACGAACCTGCTGGCGCTGAATGCCGCCATCGAGGCTGCCCGAGCCGGAGAGCATGGCCTGGGATTTGCCGTGGTGGCCGACGAGGTCCGAAAGCTTGCGGAAAAATCCGCGCAATCCACCAAAGAAATTTCCGAACTCATCCAGAGCATCCAGAAAGAAGCGCAGCGAGCCGTGGAGAACATGGAGAAGAGCACTTCGATCGTCAACGAGGGGCTGAACATCGGCAGCGACCTGAGTGGAGCGCTAAAGAAGATCTCCAATGTCGTAACTGAAGTCTTCAAGTTTGCCCAGGAGATTGGAGCTGCCACTAACGAACAGTCGCATGGCTCCGCACAAATTGCTAAAGCGACCACGCGGCTGAATGAGATCACGCACGAGATCAACTCCTCAGTGGAAGAGCAAGCCTCGGGAGCCCAGGCGGTAGTGATGGCCATGGAACGCATGCGCGAAATGGTGCAGCGATTTACCTCCGGGTCTGCTGAACTGGCAGCTTCGTCCGAGCAGATGTCGAAGATGTCACGCATGCTGATGGAAGCCATGGATCGATTCGTGTTGGAAGGCGTGAGTGGAAGCGCAGCTTTCAAGGGCGAGGCCTTTGCTCATGGCAACGGACGCGGCAGCAACCCGGGATCGGATTTCCGGTCCATTCCCGCGCAGGTGGTCTCGCGCCGCTGA
- a CDS encoding chemotaxis protein CheW, giving the protein MTNEHHIVGFRIGAESFGLPISLVHEIVRVPEITAVPESPDFVEGVINLRGKIIPVVDLRKRFGEVKTVPNKKNRVIVVELNGKLVGLVVDAASEVLKLAASAVEPPPQIFEENELNYVTGVGKLDQRLIILVDLQKILQRGDLHRLGELDKAPGTTA; this is encoded by the coding sequence ATGACGAATGAACATCATATCGTCGGCTTCCGCATCGGAGCAGAAAGCTTTGGCCTCCCAATCTCTCTTGTGCACGAGATCGTGCGCGTTCCTGAAATCACTGCCGTACCGGAATCGCCGGACTTCGTAGAGGGTGTCATCAATCTGCGTGGCAAGATCATTCCCGTGGTGGATCTGCGAAAGCGGTTTGGCGAAGTCAAAACTGTTCCCAATAAGAAGAATCGTGTGATTGTGGTAGAGCTGAATGGCAAGCTGGTTGGTCTGGTGGTCGATGCTGCTTCTGAGGTATTGAAGCTGGCGGCCTCCGCGGTTGAACCTCCTCCCCAGATATTCGAGGAAAACGAACTTAACTACGTCACAGGAGTGGGCAAGCTCGATCAGCGGCTGATCATTTTGGTGGACTTGCAAAAAATCCTGCAGCGCGGAGATCTGCACCGCCTAGGCGAATTGGACAAGGCGCCGGGGACCACGGCGTAG